A stretch of Endozoicomonas sp. SCSIO W0465 DNA encodes these proteins:
- a CDS encoding winged helix-turn-helix domain-containing protein: MNNIDGRRLSDSIREEIRFKAIKDWHSGMNPTNLARKYGTSRKIVYQWIDRYNQEGWDGLKTRTGKTGPKPRLSQEQEQQLKILLRTRTPIDYGYQTSLWTSQIITTLIEKTFQVKYVPSGVARLLKRLGFSPQKPRWGAWEQDKRK, translated from the coding sequence ATGAACAACATTGACGGACGCAGACTTTCCGATTCCATCAGGGAAGAAATTCGATTCAAAGCCATAAAAGACTGGCATTCTGGCATGAATCCTACAAATCTTGCTCGAAAGTATGGCACCTCAAGAAAAATCGTCTATCAATGGATTGATCGTTATAACCAAGAAGGCTGGGATGGCCTGAAAACCCGGACAGGTAAAACTGGACCCAAGCCCAGGCTATCGCAAGAGCAGGAACAGCAGCTTAAGATATTACTGAGAACTCGAACTCCTATTGATTATGGTTACCAGACGTCACTGTGGACGAGCCAAATCATCACCACTCTGATTGAAAAGACCTTTCAGGTTAAATACGTTCCTTCTGGAGTTGCCAGGCTCTTGAAACGCTTGGGCTTCTCTCCACAAAAGCCTCGCTGGGGAGCGTGGGAACAGGATAAAAGAAAGTAG